TTGCGCAACTGCTCGGGATACGGGAAGTCCTGCGCGTAGTCCAGGTGCGGCGGGGCGTCGCCCACCACGAACATCAGCCGCACGCTGTCGGTCTCGGTCCACGAGAGCTTGTTGATTGCGGCGTGCAGGGCTTCCTGCACGGCCTCCGGGTAGTCGCCGCCGCCCACGGCGGCCAGGGCCGCGAGGCGCTCCTTGAATGCCGGCAGGTCCTGGGTGAAGTCGTGGGTGCGGGTCACGAAGTCGTCGTTTCGGTCGCGGTAGGCGACCAGGCCGTAGCGGACCGCGAGCGATCCGGCCGGCAGGCTCTTGATGCGGGCCGAGATGTCCCCGGTGGTCTGCTGGATGCGGGCCAGTTCGTCGCCCATGCTGCCGGTCACGTCGAGCACGAAGGCGATGTCGAGCGTCTGCGGCACCGCGCCGCGGGAACCCGGCAGTGCGAGGGTCGCGCTGCGATCGGCAAGCGTGGACTCCAGCGCCATCTCGCCCTTGCGGACCTGCACGGCGAGATCCCCGGTTGCCGCGCCGGCGGGCGCGAAGACCAGGGCGCGGCCGTCGCTGCCGCTCTTGAGCGTCGCGACGGGGGACGTGCCGGCCAGGACCGTCAGGGAGGCGTCCGGCACGCTCTTGCCGGCGGCGTCCACCACCCGCACCACGAAGCGGTTCGAGACCTCCATCCGGCGGACGTCGGGTGCCTGGTAGGACGCGAGGTAATCCAGATACCGCCCGAATTGGGCGTTGTCGTCGAGTTCGCCACCCTTCAGTCCCGACTGGCCCTGGCCTTTCTCGGGCGCGTATGCGTCGGACGCGACCAGTCCGGCCGCGCTGTTGCCCACCGCCGGCGCGCCCTCGGCGGACGGTCTCGGGAGGTAGACGGCGTCGGTCGGGGCGGAGCCCGGCCCGCCGCCGGCGGCGAAGCCCTTCGCGGGTACGCCGCCGGTCACGACCATGCCCGAGGCGCAACCGGCCAGCAGGGCCCCCAGCAACGCCAGGGAGAGCGGAGCGGCGAAGAATCTGCGTGCCATCGGAAACCTCCTCGTGAGCGCCTTGACGCTCCAGAAGATGGCTTCCGGCAGTAACGCTACCGATAACGCGTTCCGGGTAGATCAGATTAAGATGTTGGCTCCATGCAGCTAGTTGTCGGCATAGGAAAAGGCAAGCTAAGCGCCCACGTGGTAATCCCCGAGGGCTATCAGCCCACGGCCCTCGAGGTCCGCAAGTCGCTCCTGAACGCGGGCGTGACCTACGGCTTCCTCGAGGACGTGATCTCGCAGCTCGGCGATGAGGCCGCGCCTGGAGAGTACGAGGTGGCCAAGGGCGAGCCCGCCATCCAGGGCGAGGATGCGTCGGTCGAGTACTTCTTCCGTACGGGCAAGCCCGACCTGACGCCCCGCATCCTGGAGGACGGCAAGACCGATTACTTCAATCTCGGCGTGGCCGAGAACGTCCCGGAGGGGCAGGTCCTGGCGCGCAAGAAGCCGGCGGTTCCGGGTCAGTCGGGGCGGGCCGTGACCGGCGAGGAAATCCTGCCCAAGGGCGTCCGGGACATCCCGATCCGGGCCGGCAAGGGGGCGACGATGTCGGCCGACGGTCTGGAGGTGATCGCCGACGTCCCGGGCATGCCGAGCATCTACCGGGGCGTCATCTCGGTGTCGCAGATCTTCGTGGTGGAGGGCGACGTCGACTTCTCGGTGGGCAACATCGACTTCGACGGGCACGTCGAGGTCGCGGGCACCGTGCGCAACAACTTCCGCGTACGCGCCAAGGGAAACATCATCGTGCAGGGCACGGTGGAGGGAGGAATCCTCGAGGCGGGCGGCTTCATCATGGTGATGGGCGGGGTACGCCAGAATTCCTCCCTGACGTCCGAGGGCGACATCCAGGTGAGCTTCATGGAGCACTCGCGGGCCCGGACGCCGCAGAACCTCTTCGTGAAGGACGATCTGCTCTTCTCCGAGGTGGACGTGGACGGGTCGGTGGTGGTCGAAGGGTCCCTGATAGGCGGCCAGTGCAAGGCCGACGTCGCGGTAAAGGCCGACACCTTCGGCAGCAAGATGGGCACGCCCACCCACGTGATTCTCGCGCCGCGGGAGAAATGGTTCGGCGTGCTGCACCAGCACGAGGACCGCATGACGGACATCAAGTCCAACCTCGAGAAGGTCGAGGAAGGCATGCGCACGCTCGATAACTTCCGCGAGCGGTACAAGGGGCTGCATCCCGACAAGGAAGCCCTCTACCAGCGGCTTTCCGAGGTGGCGACCGGGCTGAAGCAGGAGACCGTCGAGGTCACGAAGCTCGTCATGCAAGCCAAGGCCAAGTGCGATTCGCTCCCCGACCCCAAGATCATGGTGCGCAAGTTGATCCATCCGGGCGTGCATGTACGCCTCAACGACTCGTTTCTCCACAACGAGTCAGATCTCCTGGTTACGTCTTTGTACGAGGCGGAAGGGCGAATTCAGTACCTCTGAGCCCTGGTCTGATTAGTGGGAAATCCCCGACGAATCTTCAGACTTGTTCATATAGGATTCGTAATCGAGAGATCGGTTGCCGGGTATAACCGGTAATAGAGGCTATCCCGGCCTCCGGAGATCAGGTGCGATGGGCGAAGATGCCGATAGCGGCCTGCTGCATACCTACACGGTAGAGGTGGCGCGTGACCGAATGTCCGCGCGCGTGGCCGTCAGCGTGGAGGGGAGGCGCCCCACCTATCTCGAACTCTCGGCGGCACTCGAGCGGGCCGGCGTCGTGTACGGGGTGGACGATGTCATCGTGCACCGGATCGCGGCGGGCATCGAACCCGGAGAGTACGTCGTGGCCAAAGGCGAACCCCCGGTGGCGCCGATCGACGGCCGCGTGGATTTCTTCTTCCGTACGGGTCCGCGCGTCCTGATGCCCAACCTCCTGGCCGACGGCCGCGTCGACCATCACGACCTGGGCGCGTTCGAACTGGTCGAGGAAGGCCAGTTGCTTGCCCGAAGAACGCCGCCGGTGTCGGGTCAGCCCGGGATGACCGTCACCGGCGAAGAGATCCCTGCCAAGACTCCGCGTGACGTGTCGCTGAAGGGTGGCCGAGGCACCCAGGTTTCCCTAGACGGCTTGCTGGTATTCGCTGCGATCAAGGGACAACCGGTCTTCAGCCGGGGCCTCATCGTGGTCAACCCCAACTTGCGGATCGAGGGCGATATCGACTACGGCACGGGCGACGTCGGCTTCGACGGCAACGTCGAGATCCTGGGCGAGGTCAAGCGGCAGTTCACGGTCCGGGCCACGGGAAACATCTACGTCCACGGCGCGGTGGACGGCGGCGTACTCCAGGCCGGCGGCTCCATCGTCGTGGAGGGCGGGTGCCGGGCCGGAGCCGTGCTGACGGCCGGATCGGACGTCCGCGCCCGCTACATCGAGTACTCGCGCGTCACCTGCGACGGGCACCTGATCGTCCGGGACGATCTGATGTTCACCCAGGTCGAGTGCGGCGGCACCGTGCAGGTCGAGGGTGGTCTCGTCGGCGGCTACTTGGAGGCCGACATCTCGGTCCGGGCCGAGTCCCTCGGGAGCCGCCTGGGTACGCCTACCGAGATCTGCCTGCGGCCCCGCGCCAAGTGGGCGGCCAAGATGCGCGAGGCCGAGGAGACCGCCGAGGAGATGCGGGCGCACATCGCCGAGATAGAGGCGGCCGTCGGCGAGGCGCGCGGCAGGCAACGGACCGACTTCGACGGCGTCATGACCAAGCTAGCCATGGCGCTCGACAAGTTCCGGGCCGAACTCGCGACCGCGACGGCCAGGCAACTGATGGCTCGCAAGCGCTTCGAGGCCCTGGGACATCCCAAGGTGTTCGTGACCACCGTGATCCATCCCGGAGTGCGCATCTTCCTCAACGAGGCCGTGGCGAAGTTCGAGTCCGACCAGCTATGCACCACCTGCTACGAGGAGGGCGGCAGGGTCCACGTCGCTTGAGCCGCCGGATAGAGATGTTGGTGACGTTCGGCATAAGCGTTCGCGAGGGGCCCGATTTAGTGTTAGGATTGCCGCCCGAGAACCCCTACGAACGAAGGATTGCAGCCGATGCCGCTGGACCGCCGCCTGCTCGTCGCAGGCACTGTCGCCCTCCTGGCGATCGGAGGAATCGCCGTCGCGGTGACGCGCCAGAGCGAAGGCGATGCCCCGAAGGGCAGACAGGCTGACCCACCGCGGGCCGCGGTTCCCGCGCAAAACGGCGCCGTGGCGGCCGCGCCGGCCGCCACAGGGGGCCTCCCGCCCAACGAGCTTGGGCTCGTGCCGATCCTCGAGTACCACGGCATCGGCCGCACCGAGGCGCGCTGGGTACGCACGGTCGATAATTTCCGCCTGGATCTCGCGTGGCTCGAGAAGCATGGCTACGTGACCGCGACCGTGCTTGACATGCTGGCCGGCTTCCCCGACATGCCGGCCGGAAAGAAACCGGTGGTCCTGACCTTCGACGACGCCCGCGGCGACCAGTTCGTGGCCAGCGGCATCGATGCCGGCGGCCTGGCCGTCCCGGCTCCCGCCAGCGGCGTCGGGGTGATGATGGACTTTTCCCGGAAGCACCCCCATTTCGGCCACCGCGCCAGTTTCTATGTCCTGCCCACCTTCTTCGAGGACGACAAGACCGCCGGTGCCAAGCTCCGTTTCCTGGCGGCCAACGGCTTCGAAATCGGCAACCACACCTGGTCGCATCTGATGATGAAGAAGGCGCCGCCGGCCAAGATCCGCGACGAGCTCACCCGGCTGCAGGCGGCCGTGCGCGAGCACCTCGGGCCCGACGGCGCCGAGTTCCGCACGCGCACGATCGCCCTGCCCAACGGGTCGATCCCCGGGACCCCGGCCCAGCAGGCGGCGGCAGTGGGCGGGCCGACCGAACCCATCCACGTCGAGGCCCTCTTGCTGGTCGGCGCCAATCCGGCGCACTCGCCGTACTCGAAGGACTTCAACCCGCTGCGCCTGGCCCGCATCCAGGCCGTGGACGATCAGTGGCGGCAATGGTTCGGCCGCAAGAACCCGAAGGACATGGCCGGCAAGGAGACCTTCGAGCCGTACGTCTCCGACGGCAACAAAGCTGCGGTGACGTTCCCGCCCAGGTTCGAGTCTCGCCTCGACAAGGGCCGCCTGCGGGGGGCGCAGCCCCGGATCTGGACCGCCGAGCCGGGCGACGTGGCCGCCTCGCCCGCCGCGGCTTCCGGGTCGCCTCTGGCCAGCGCCAGCGCCCAGGACGCCGCGGCACCAGACGCCAGCGACAGTGTGGCGGACGCCGCGGCGCCGGAGCCCAGCGCCAGTCAGCAGGATGCAGCGGCGCCGGAGGCGAGCACGACCGCGCAGGTCGCCGCCGCGTCCGGCTCCCACCTCCACCCCGGCTACGGCGAGCCGCTGCCCTCCGGCGGCCGGTACCAGGACGGGCGCATCTTCCACACGGTCCAGAAGGGCCAATCGTTCGACGGCCTGTTCTGGAAGTACCTGAAGTTCACGGACTCCTACACCGGCCCCGAGTTGCGCGACCGCATCATGAAGGTCAACGCATTCAAGCATCCGTGGGTGACTACCGGCCAGGTCTTCGAGGTGCCCGACGTGCGCAAGGCGCCGCCGCGGCCGGTCCCCAACGGCCTGCCGCCCACCTCCGACATCCGCGGTATCTATTGCACGTCCACGACGGCGAGCTTCGACCGCATCTTCAAGCTGGCCAAGGCGCTCAAGGCGGTAGGGGGCAATGCGGTGGTCTTCGATGTCAAGGACGGGCCGATCGCCTACCTCTCCAAGGATTCCAAGGTCCGGGAGATGAGCCAGTGGGACAACACTATCCGCGATCTGCCCAAGCTGGTCGAGAAGCTGCATGCCATGGGGATGCACGTCATCGCCCGCCAGGTGCTCTTCAACGACCCCGTCCTGGCCAAGAGGCGACCCGACCTGGCCATCCGCAGCAAGGCCACCGGGAAGCCGTGGCTCGAAAACGGCAAGCTGCGCTGGGTGGATCCGGGCCATCCCGAGGTCCAGGACTACAACCTGCGCCTCGCCAGGGAACTGGCCGAGTCGGGGGTCGACGAGATCCAGTTCGACTACGTGCGCTTCCCGGCCCAGGGCAACACGAAGGACTGCAAGTACTCCTTCGACGACACCAAGACCGCCAAGCACGAGATCATCACCGGCTTCCTGAAGCGGGCGCATGACGACCTACGTGCTCACAAGGTCCTGCTGGCGATAGACGTCTATGGCGTGATGGCCTGGCAGAAGGACGTCGACCTGCGCGTGACGGGGCAGAAACTCGACGACATGGCCAAGTACGTCGACGTCATCTGCCCGATGGTCTATCCGTCGCATTTCTATCCGCCGTTCGACGGCTACAGCCGGCCCGCCAACGAGCCCTACTACTTCGTCTCCCAGGGCGTCGAACGGGTGCGGCGCATGGTCGGCCCCGACGGGCCGGCCATCCGGCCGTGGCTGCAGGCCTTCCCGTACATGGTGAGCAATTACAACCCGGGCTACGTGAGTCGCCAGATCCAGGCGAGCCGGGACGGCAAGGGCATCGGCTGGCTGCTCTGGAACGCGAGCAACAAATACGACATCGCCTTTGCCGGCGTCGGCAACTGGAACAAGATCGCCAGATCGACTCCGGTGGTCCCGGTACGGGTCAAGGGCGACGAAGCGCGAGCCGCGAAGGCCGCGAAGGCGGCCAACGCGGCCCCGGCGCCATCCCGGACCCCCTAGGGGCCCGCTTCTCACACGGGCAAGCCCGCCGCAAACCCGGCGCAACGATTCGCGCGGACAAGACCCTTGGAGCGGAAGAGGATCGAGCGGGAGCCCGGCATGCCGATGGAACTGCGGCCGGCGGGCTACCCGATGCCCGGGCGCATGGATGTGCCCGCTCCGGCACGGATGGCCATTTCCAGGTTGCGGTGGTGTCGACGAGCGGATTTGCGACGCATGACGCGCGCTGCGGGTTGTGCCAGTTCACCTTCGAGGCGCTTGCCCCCCGAGCGCGAGGTAGCGTGCTGCGGTGGCGCGACTCGGATCGGTGCCCGTGGTACGAGGGACCGAACCCGGTGTTCTACGCGGTCTGGGTCTGCCCAAGCTGCCACTTCGCGGCCTTCAGGGAGGAGTTCGCGAGCTCTCCCGGAAAGGCGCGGGACGCTGTCCAGGAGGCCCTTGCCGCGAGCGCCCCGTCCGCGGCGGCCGTCGCATTCGACGGCACCGAGCGCAGCCTGTTCGCGGCACTCACCAGTTACCAGCTGGCCCTGACCTGCTACGAGGCGCGCAAGGCGGCGCCGGAGGTGCTGGCGGGCTTGGCGCTTCGCGCCGCCTGGATCTGCCGCTACGCCGGCGAATTGCGGCGCGAGATAG
The nucleotide sequence above comes from Candidatus Tanganyikabacteria bacterium. Encoded proteins:
- a CDS encoding polysaccharide deacetylase family protein, whose translation is MPLDRRLLVAGTVALLAIGGIAVAVTRQSEGDAPKGRQADPPRAAVPAQNGAVAAAPAATGGLPPNELGLVPILEYHGIGRTEARWVRTVDNFRLDLAWLEKHGYVTATVLDMLAGFPDMPAGKKPVVLTFDDARGDQFVASGIDAGGLAVPAPASGVGVMMDFSRKHPHFGHRASFYVLPTFFEDDKTAGAKLRFLAANGFEIGNHTWSHLMMKKAPPAKIRDELTRLQAAVREHLGPDGAEFRTRTIALPNGSIPGTPAQQAAAVGGPTEPIHVEALLLVGANPAHSPYSKDFNPLRLARIQAVDDQWRQWFGRKNPKDMAGKETFEPYVSDGNKAAVTFPPRFESRLDKGRLRGAQPRIWTAEPGDVAASPAAASGSPLASASAQDAAAPDASDSVADAAAPEPSASQQDAAAPEASTTAQVAAASGSHLHPGYGEPLPSGGRYQDGRIFHTVQKGQSFDGLFWKYLKFTDSYTGPELRDRIMKVNAFKHPWVTTGQVFEVPDVRKAPPRPVPNGLPPTSDIRGIYCTSTTASFDRIFKLAKALKAVGGNAVVFDVKDGPIAYLSKDSKVREMSQWDNTIRDLPKLVEKLHAMGMHVIARQVLFNDPVLAKRRPDLAIRSKATGKPWLENGKLRWVDPGHPEVQDYNLRLARELAESGVDEIQFDYVRFPAQGNTKDCKYSFDDTKTAKHEIITGFLKRAHDDLRAHKVLLAIDVYGVMAWQKDVDLRVTGQKLDDMAKYVDVICPMVYPSHFYPPFDGYSRPANEPYYFVSQGVERVRRMVGPDGPAIRPWLQAFPYMVSNYNPGYVSRQIQASRDGKGIGWLLWNASNKYDIAFAGVGNWNKIARSTPVVPVRVKGDEARAAKAAKAANAAPAPSRTP
- a CDS encoding VWA domain-containing protein; this translates as MARRFFAAPLSLALLGALLAGCASGMVVTGGVPAKGFAAGGGPGSAPTDAVYLPRPSAEGAPAVGNSAAGLVASDAYAPEKGQGQSGLKGGELDDNAQFGRYLDYLASYQAPDVRRMEVSNRFVVRVVDAAGKSVPDASLTVLAGTSPVATLKSGSDGRALVFAPAGAATGDLAVQVRKGEMALESTLADRSATLALPGSRGAVPQTLDIAFVLDVTGSMGDELARIQQTTGDISARIKSLPAGSLAVRYGLVAYRDRNDDFVTRTHDFTQDLPAFKERLAALAAVGGGDYPEAVQEALHAAINKLSWTETDSVRLMFVVGDAPPHLDYAQDFPYPEQLRKAAAAGIKIFPIAASGLDNQGEYVFRQFAQYTGGKFLYITYGGDTPHHVGPVQENNLDDLVVGIVKTELANLE
- a CDS encoding DUF342 domain-containing protein; protein product: MQLVVGIGKGKLSAHVVIPEGYQPTALEVRKSLLNAGVTYGFLEDVISQLGDEAAPGEYEVAKGEPAIQGEDASVEYFFRTGKPDLTPRILEDGKTDYFNLGVAENVPEGQVLARKKPAVPGQSGRAVTGEEILPKGVRDIPIRAGKGATMSADGLEVIADVPGMPSIYRGVISVSQIFVVEGDVDFSVGNIDFDGHVEVAGTVRNNFRVRAKGNIIVQGTVEGGILEAGGFIMVMGGVRQNSSLTSEGDIQVSFMEHSRARTPQNLFVKDDLLFSEVDVDGSVVVEGSLIGGQCKADVAVKADTFGSKMGTPTHVILAPREKWFGVLHQHEDRMTDIKSNLEKVEEGMRTLDNFRERYKGLHPDKEALYQRLSEVATGLKQETVEVTKLVMQAKAKCDSLPDPKIMVRKLIHPGVHVRLNDSFLHNESDLLVTSLYEAEGRIQYL
- a CDS encoding DUF342 domain-containing protein, with the protein product MGEDADSGLLHTYTVEVARDRMSARVAVSVEGRRPTYLELSAALERAGVVYGVDDVIVHRIAAGIEPGEYVVAKGEPPVAPIDGRVDFFFRTGPRVLMPNLLADGRVDHHDLGAFELVEEGQLLARRTPPVSGQPGMTVTGEEIPAKTPRDVSLKGGRGTQVSLDGLLVFAAIKGQPVFSRGLIVVNPNLRIEGDIDYGTGDVGFDGNVEILGEVKRQFTVRATGNIYVHGAVDGGVLQAGGSIVVEGGCRAGAVLTAGSDVRARYIEYSRVTCDGHLIVRDDLMFTQVECGGTVQVEGGLVGGYLEADISVRAESLGSRLGTPTEICLRPRAKWAAKMREAEETAEEMRAHIAEIEAAVGEARGRQRTDFDGVMTKLAMALDKFRAELATATARQLMARKRFEALGHPKVFVTTVIHPGVRIFLNEAVAKFESDQLCTTCYEEGGRVHVA